TGTCATGGAGTTGACGTGCTGGAGAATTTGGAACCAGAGTTGTTCCCCCTGCTCTTCCAAAAAAGGTGGGGGGAGCATTTGGGACAAGGGGGTTGGTTTTGTCAATTATAAAGTTTGCAAAATTCAGGTCTAGAGGCGGGCTAGGATTCTGAACCCCTCCAAAGTTTACAGGGTGTTGGGATTGAGCCCATATCTATAGGAAATACATTAGCTTGTTAAGAATTAGCATTAATCCAAGAAGGACATTGTGGAATTGGAGAGGGATCAGGAAGAGCCGTGAGAATTAGGAAAGGATTGgagaacatgccttatagtgacagactcaaggagatcAAAATATTTAGCttaagagaaagttaagggacAACTCTATCCCAGGCTATACGTGCCTACATgaactcttcaatctagcagacaaagagcataagaagatccaatggctggaagtagaAGCTGGACCAGTTCAAAGTGGAAATCTTTTAAAGTAGTGAGATTCAAAGGTTAATTATCAAGTTGCCAACCGTTCTGGTGGATTCGCCCTCAATTGCCATTCGCACAGGCAAGACTGGATGGATATACCGTAGTTCAAACAGGCATTGTTTTAGAGATGTTCTgtagcctgtgctatacaggaggtcagattagatgatcacaatggtcccttctggctttatgaTCCAAATCTCTTCCCCTTTCAGATCCTCCAGAATGGGAAGGACCCGGATGGTGACCTGCTGGATGGCTATGCTTTTGCTGGTGCTATATTCCGATATCACCCTTTGTAGGAGGGGCTCCTCAAGTAAGAAAGCAAGCCAGAATAAAAGTCCTCCCCCCGTTAATAAGCCCAGCCCGCCAACCAAAAAAGAACCAGTGAAGATTCCGGGAACACTCTGTTACACCGGCCAATTGCTCGACATCAAACTAGAGCCCGAAGAGACCAAATATTACACCGACAACTTCAAAAAGTTCCCCGATTGCATTTATTACCCTAGGTGCTTCCAGTCACTAGAGCCGAACGCAACCAAGGACACATTGGTTAGTGAGTGCTTTAACGTTACGGTGAGTCTGACTGAAAACAAACTGGACTTATCTGAAGGAAAGAACGCCACCAGTGTGTACTCCAGGGTCATGTGGCAAGTGATAAGCCACTTGTGTGCAATGGAATTCTGCTGCCAACCATGCAGCCTCGCTCTGTCGATCCACGGTTCCTTTGGTTGGTTAGCAATGCTTTGCCTCGGGAGTTTTATTTCTCTTATCATGCAATGAACTTGCAGCAAAAGCCGTTGATTTACTGGCAAAAAGGGAGTGCCCGTCAGTAACTATTTACCTTTTATGATTTGTGTATATTAAACTTCCATAATTcttttatttgttattttaacCAAAATCCTTTGTGCGTATAAACTCAAGTGTGATTTATCTATTCTATCAAACTAATGTGCTTTGTTTTAAACTGGGTTCATGTGTGTCCAAATAAAGGCACATGCTTATCTTTTAACTCCTTTAACCTAGGCCAGAGAGGGATACTGGATTCTATGGTAATAGACATTCTTATTAGTAAGTGTTATAATAAACAAGACTGAGTAATATACGGGGTGCGTATGATTGATAAGAGGCATTTGTTATTGCAGACTTTTCCTGTGATGAATGAAATAATGACCCATTGAGAGATGTTAACTCATTAAGAACTACCGGTTGCCACAGCTGTCAGTAATAATGACTGGATTATAAATCCCCTTTAGTTTATCAATCAGGTAAAGTGAGATAACCATAAAAGAAATCCCATAAGTAATGAGGTAAAAATGAGATATTGAAAACAACATAGAGCGAAATAATTGTGAGAAAGTAACTTTTCCCTCCCCACAAAGATTTCTTTGTCTCACACCCTATAAAAGAAAAGAGTTTTGGGGAGATAAATTGGGAATGAATACTGCCAGCATTCCACTAAGTACGGAAGATGGGACTAAACTACCTTCATCATGTACAAGGGTGGTAAAGTATGTTCTCTTTCTGTATCCCGGATATTGCtgtattaatctttaattaaataattccatttgagccggttattccaatacttaataTTGTTGCATGTTGGAATTTAATAACAATGCAAAGTGAAGGAAGCCATGAGCTGGTTGCAAAGACACAGTCTTCACCTCTTCAGTttgtgtaatgccgacagaccctgcTCGacggcgggcaggatcgaaccggggatctctggagcttagtgcatgagcctctattgcatgagccaaaagccaactgcctgttagccaaggctgtagagcaaactcattttatctctccctttaagtggtcttggtgcccctagatgggacagaacaccacacccagaaggtgtgtgggttacatttgcaCAGTTGAATGATCAAGCTATTCAGTAGACAGTGATCTGTGTGCCCTAGCACTCCCTCATTTCTTTGCTTTGCCATTACTAATCAGCATATTTGAGACTCATGGGAAACTCAGTAGTGGTAATGATATTGAATACTGGGGTGGAGCAAAGCATATTTGGAAGGGCATTATGGAGTATAAAGAAGGCAGACTATAAGGAAACCTACTGAGCAACCAAACTTCCTCCCACATGTTGAGTCTGAACCGACAAGATGCCCAGGTGCAAGAGAGTGGATGGGGGATGGTAAATGTGGCACCAAATCCAGTGATCCTGCTTTACAGAGGTTATTAGATGTTAAAAAGAAAGGCTGATCTTTTGGATTAACTATAACGAAGgcaaagattttgtcatggttatttgtagtaaaagtcacggacaggtcacaagcaatcaacaaaaattcacggaagccatgacttgtctgtgacttttgctgctgtggcAAAAGCCTGCGGCAGCTGGAAACTTCAGGGGGGCCCCCTCCGCccacggcagctgggagctgcagggtgaccctatttcccaaagagaaaacgggacacCCCCAGCCGCTCGCCCAAGGTGTCCCCCTGACCCCATGTGAGGCTGTTTCCagtcgctggaaccctgccatggccccgctggctgccagctccagagacctgcagcccctggggctgaagcagaaaatgtcacggaggtctctggaagtcacggattccatgacctccgtgataTAAATGTAGCCTTAACTATAACTTTGAGACTGTAAGctattcagggcagggactgtctcccacTGTGTCTGTAAGCACgtaacacaatggggcctcttTCTCAACAGTTTATCAAGCAGTTGTGTCCTATTCCAATAGTCCTTATGAAGGATATAAACATCTCACTCCCCTCAAATATGGAGGAATTCACATTCTACATGGTCATAACGTCACCCTGCTCACGCATCACTGAAAATGGAGCTGCTTAGAGATGGATAGAACATCATGCACTTGGCTGCAGAGACAGTAAACGCTTTAGTGGTAGGCAGTCTATTTCTTTGAGTATAAAGAATTCTAAATGAATGTTTAATGGGACGATAATGGGTGGGGCACAATGGTTTGTGCTTAGTTTGAAATGAAGGATTAATGTGCCCATTTAGAGGGCTATGCCCTTCTCACATTAACGAGGTTACATCACAGCTGACTCTGACATATTACAAGGAGGAGACGATGCTGTCAGCTAATTACATTTCGCTACATCGCATCACTCCAACGGAGTGTGACCTGCAGCAGAAACAACTCTGTCCCTGGAACCAGCGGCACCCAGACTGTCTCTGCAATTGCATCATTATTATCCAAATTAAGAGCAGAGTGAGATCTAggaccaggtcctcagctggtgtaaatcagcaaagctccgctgctgatttaaaaaaacacaattttctatccaacatttttaaaaaatacgaaAAACAGGTGAGTGACCATTCAACTAAGAACAAAAATTGGTCAGAAAAATGCATTGGGTATTTTGTATTAcaacccccctcaaaaaaaaaaacaaaaaaaaaacccacccttacGAAAAACTGCCAGCAAAACAGATTTAATTTTCATTGCAGTTTTTCATGGGGTCAAAAATCCCCCCATCCATTTCCCAATCGCTATTTCAAAAGCCCCATACATAACAAAACTTGACACATGAACCCCATTGCAGAAGAAATAGTCTGagaccataaaaataaaaaattaaaaaacaaggagAAGAGTGAAAAGCCAGGCTGCAAGAGCAATCCGTAAGCAAAACCAGAGAGTACAAAGCGTCCCTCCAGCTAGAACATAGCCTCAGTCACTCAGTTCCAGAAAGAACACTGGCTTAAAGCGTATAGCATAAGCCTCTCCCACTGGACACACTCCTCTGACCCGACGTTCCCTCTCAAAAAGGCACAGACAGCTTGATTTAACTTGGAGACCATCACCGAACTGCATTCCTGCGTGCTGTCATGATGGGTAAGGATTAATATTGTGttagcgcggggggagggggggggaggggaggagttgccAATCAGCACTGCACCCCAAGCAGAAGGCTCACACTCATTAAATCCTGCTGGACTTGGCTCTCTGGGCAGCAGAAAGCTTCTTCTgaagtaaccaaaaaaaaaaaaaaaaaaatcgcagcAGGACCACAGTGCTGGAGAGAGGATGGTCAAGTGGTTAGGTTGTTAGCCTGGGACCTGGAAGGCCTAGGTTCAGTTCTGTGGTCTGTCATAGACCTGTGTAATCCTGGGTAAAtcacagtctctctgtgcctcggttccccatctgtaaaatgggaacaataacactgccctacctcacaagggtgtggTAAGGATAAATACaaaaaagattgtgaggtgctcagataatggTGGCCATGCAAGTACCATAGATTGGAGGGTAAGGAGTGATGCATGGAGTGCACTCGAGATAGTAATGAATTTTTCTTCTCCCATTGCCTCCGAGGCTGCCTGTATTGACTGACCACAATCCTCCATGACGCTGGGGATTAAAACagcaagccaagccaagccatcTGAACTCTGGATACGTTCATAGGTTCCTATATTATATAGGACTCTGTGCAGCAACCCGATTGCGTAGACTGTAAGgtccttggggcaaggactgctttctgttctgtttgtgtATCACCTAgctcaatggggccctggtctatCATTTCGTTTCCTAGATGTTATAGCAATAATGGTAATAAGTAGGAAGTAACATAAAGCCATCTCTATGGTACCTATATCCATTAGCTGCATTAATGCAAGTACTATGCTTTCGTAGATTGACAAATCAGGCCCTACACATCTTATTGATCTtttacactaaggccactttacattTCCAGAGAAGCATATGGGTAAATTATACCTACTTTAAATGGTCCCTTTACACTGTCAGATCAGTATAAAGTGGCCTGAATGTAAATGAGAAAGAATCAGGTTCATGACAGATAAGAAAAACCCCAATCTAGCTCCCACAGCACTGGgaaaataatgatgatgataatgctCAGAGCAGAGCCAATAAGCAACTGTTATCCCCTTTCTTCCCCAATTTACAGAAACAAAGAGGTCATACAAGTCACAACAAAGAGAGGGCAATGGAACAGGTTAGCAGCCTACAAATATCTGATGGGTATAAACACCTGGGAAGGAAGGGGACTGTTACTGTGCGATATGGGGATATAGGTAGAAGAAAATGGATTAAATTTAGGCTGAGCATCAAGAAGCAACTTCCCGACAGCGGGAAATGCAAGGCTGGAGACTTTGGTTTCCCCAGGGATGTGGGACTCTGCATAAGTTACTTGAAAATCTAAAACGTCAACACAAAAACTGCCGAGATGCATGTGCTGTCCAAGATAACATGACATGGAGCTGGGAATTCAAAAGATGTGCTCTCAGATGCAATTCAGCCCTGAGGTCCAGCACAGGGGTGCTGGGCATCTGCAcatggatgaatttcacccttggtACATGGAGTCAGTGAGCCCTACACACCAATCAACTACTCTTTTGCAAAGgtgtctttgcagtgtagacctgaggctaggtctacactgcagcgggggtccgacctaagatacgcaacttcagctatgtgaataccgtagctgaagttgcgtattttaggtcggcttacctagcggtgaggacgcgggaaagtcgaccgctgccgcgctgccgccgactccgctgccgcctcctgccgaggtggatttccggagtcgacggcagagcgatcagggatcgattttaccgcgtcttcactagacgcggtaagccgatccccaataaaccgattgctacccgccggatcggcgggtagtgaagacaaagcagcCCCTGCAGTTAAGAATGGAACAAACAGCACCATCTACTGGCTAAAGCATACAAATTATCTCCCTCAGAAGCATTTGCCTCTGGCTGGATCCACATAATCTTTAAATTGGCTTCTATAATCATACTTTCCAAATTGTCTGTTATCTGAGCTGAGAAATGCTGCTTCCTATGAAGAAACTTAGCAACACATTTCAGAATGCTTATTTACCGATGTCATTTCAGAGCCCACTGCTAGAAAAAAGCAACACACTCTAGGttgcttaaaaaagaaaatcctaCCTATACATTGTTGATATGGAATAGCAAGTTTTCATAGCAGCTTAATGTCCCCAATTGCTTGACTGGAGAAGATTAGTAcaaacaaaactgtttttaattGGAATCGTTACAGTTCTGTTTATTGATCCAACAATACTAACCCTAGCGGATCAAAAAAAGATGAAtgggtttggtttgccttaataCATTGATCCATTGTGTTTGAGGAATAGGAGTctcaatcaaaatgaaacaattcCTTGAATAATAATTGTTATGGGCCCTGTGGAGCCATTGCAGCTTATTATGCCATTAATCGATACAATATTTAGCACTTGAAACAAATGAATATTGTGCTCATGTCAGAAGCTATTTGAATATTGATGCCtacatattattttatttttgaagctACCGAAAATTAAGAAATGTAatctacaaataataaataaaaataaaaaacagttacATCTAGGCAGGACAAGGCAGTAGGACAATATGCTCTAGGGAACAGTCCTGCACTATCATGGGAGAATGGACTGGCTCCCCTAGGAATTGACTGCTGTCGCTATGATTCTGCCTGCTGTTTCATGCACCAGGTTCTGGGTGATAACATGAGAGGACTACACTTCTATAAGTAAAATGGCTCTTTATTAAGAAAGCTATCTACCGGGATGATGCAACTGCAGttagcattccagccatgtgcacacagactgactttctGGTGCCCTCTCCAGAATTCTCACCTCCtacaacctgtgctcctccctccaagttccatgcaggtagTTACAACTGCAAGCAAAGAAATTCAGATTTCAGTCTCATGTTCCATATTTAACAGGATGGGacaaattcactgaagtcaatggagttacataaAGGAGAAGTGGGTTAGTTGTGCCTAGATAACGCAGGCCTGTGATTTTAGACCTCGATTTAGCCAGATGCCCAAAGATGTGCCTAATTCTAAGCATGTGAGTATCCCCATTGACTTTATACATTTACTTTAAACCATATGCTTATGCATCTTGCTGAGTCAGGGCCACATATACTGCAATACCATAAGAGCAATAGAGTTCTGTTTTGGCATGCATCAGCAGCCAGTGAATGTAATGCAAGGATGGAAACAGAGAAAGCATTCTAAAGCTGTGTCATGCCTGCTGACATGGCAGATAATGAATGAGGTAAAGAAAGATTACAAAGGGGacgaccaaaagtccatctaagtctcagaaagattcccattggtttcattggcttttggatcaggccctaaaaaacCAAACCTTGTTTGGGTTCTGAACATTAAAAGGCAAGACCAGAACGGTTTTGCAAAACTAAAATCCTGCCTCCTTGGCCCACCTCATCATGGTGCTTTCAGCTAGCATattactttaataataataataaaaagctttcTGGGTACACTGAAAAGTCTATATTTTAATGTGGGTAATTTGATGGCTGTAGGTCCCTGCAGGGTTCTTGGCGTAGGTCAGGCTGTTTCTGACGTTTTATGGTTCAGACCATTAATTAATGTCATTGTATTGCTGACAGTGTTTTTTAAATTCTTCGTGAAGCTTTGATTAAATAACATGAAGTGCTTTGAGTTTGGGATCAGCCCAAAATAAATCCCAGCATATAATTACAGTAATCATCTATTCACTGTTCATGAGAAGCTGAGCTGGAAGTGCTTGAACGGGCTTTGCTCTTGCTTAGACCACTGTAAACCAGAGTGACTCCCACCTACATCAGTGGCTAGATTTGTACTGCTGTTTCAAAACAGGATTGAGCCCGCAGCTACAGAATTTCATACAGAGCTAAATAGTAGTAAAACTAATATATTATAGCAGTATACAGCAACATTAAGTATATACAGAATATATTAGTCTAGGttagtgattttcaaccttttttcatttgtggacccctaacaAATTTTTGAATGGAGGCGTGAACCCcgttggaaatcttagacatggtATCTGCAGATACCAAGGGTCCACAGACCACAAGTTGAAAACCACCGGTCTAGGTTATACATGCAAACACACAGACATCCTCACCTCTTGTTTCT
Above is a genomic segment from Emys orbicularis isolate rEmyOrb1 chromosome 2, rEmyOrb1.hap1, whole genome shotgun sequence containing:
- the PRND gene encoding prion-like protein doppel codes for the protein MITMVPSGFMIQISSPFRSSRMGRTRMVTCWMAMLLLVLYSDITLCRRGSSSKKASQNKSPPPVNKPSPPTKKEPVKIPGTLCYTGQLLDIKLEPEETKYYTDNFKKFPDCIYYPRCFQSLEPNATKDTLVSECFNVTVSLTENKLDLSEGKNATSVYSRVMWQVISHLCAMEFCCQPCSLALSIHGSFGWLAMLCLGSFISLIMQ